TCCGCGATGGGGGCGCCGGTAATCTGGCAGAGCTGCCACGATCGGGCGAGGCCGGCCAGGCCCGAGCAGCCCGGATGCATCGCGGCCGCGTGCAGCGCAGCCGGCACATCACCCCCGATCGCCTGAGTCGCGGCGACCGGTTGCAGCAGCGCACAATCCGCCGCCACCCGGGCCAGCGCGGCCGGCGCGATGTCGCCGACCCGCAGCTGGGTCGCGACCGCGATGCAGGCCTGCACCACCTCCTCGCTGTTGTGGTGGCGTAGCTTCTCGGCCCGCGAGTTCGCGATCAGCCAGCCCACAGTGCACCCCACCACCAGCCCGGGCACCAGCCAGACCAGCAGCTGCGGAGCAAAGCTCACGCAAACCGACAACGCGGCGACGACCACCAGGCCGCGCGTCCATCCGGCCACCGAGCGGACCGTGCGGGACTGATGCCTGCGGTTCAGCCAGGCCGCGACCCGCCGGGAGGGATCCGGAGGCCACCACAGCAGCAAGCATGTTGCCAACCCAAGGCAGGCCACAACGATCACGATGCCTCCTGAGTTCCGGCCGCTATGTCCAGCAACTCGGCGAGCTGGCCCCAGGCCGGCCCTTGCCGTACCGATCGTCCATCTGTGCTTGCCAACGCCATTTCGATGTAGACATGTCCGGAACTGGAGCGTTGCGCAAGGCCGACTTGGGTGACGCTGCGGCGACCATCGGCCAGCCTGCTGACCTGAACCACCACCCGCAGCGCCGAGGCGACCTGAGCATGGCAGGCCTCGCGTCCCAGACCGCCGAGCGCGGCCAGCGCCTCCAGCCGGGCCGGCACATCTGCGACCGAGTTGGCGTGCACTGTTCCGCAACCGCCCTCATGTCCGGTGTTCAGTGCGGTCAGCAGATCGCACAGTTCGGCGCCGCGCACCTCACCGAGCACCAGCCGGTCGGGACGCATCCGCAAGGCCTGCCTGACCAGGTCCGTCATGGTGATCATGCCGGCGCCCTCGGAGTTCGCCTGACGGCACTCCATCCGAACGCAGTGCGGGTGATCGGGGGCCAGTTCGCGGGAGTCCTCGACGATCACCAGCCGCTGAGCGGCCGGCATCAACCCCAGCAGACCGGCCAGCAAGGTGGTCTTGCCCGACCCGGTTCCGCCCGAAATCAGAAATGCGACCTTGGACGCCACCAACGCCTGCAGTACCTCGGCCATTTGGGTGCAGATCGAACCGTTGGCCACCCAGTCGTCCAAGGAGAACGAGCGGCGCGCCGGAACACGCAGTGACAAGCAGGTTCCCGGATCGGCGATGGTTGCGAGCACGGCGTGCAAGCGGGTGCCGTCGGCCAGCCGTGCGTCCACGAACGGGCAGGCATCGTCCAACCGGCGACCCACGCTGGCCGCGAGCCGGGTGGCGAGCTGACGCACCTCGGCGTCGGATTCGAAGCGGACCTGGGTGTCTTCGAGTCCGTGGCCGCGATCGATGAAGACCTGATCCGGCCCGTTGACCAGGACGTCGGTCAGCCCCTCGATGCTCAGCAGAGGCTGCAGGCGGCCGGCTCCGATGCTGCCGCGACGCAGGGCTTCCACGGCGTAGAGCACCATCGCGTCGCTGACCACCAGCCCCAGCGCCCGCAGGGCATCCGCAACATCGCGTGGTGTCCAAGTCCGGCCCAGCCCGGCGAGCCGGACCCGCACCATCTCAAGATCATGCTCGGTCATCGGGCATCAACTCATCGAGAAGCCGATCGCAGGCCCGGGCGAATCTGCCCCGCCGCAGCCCGGGCGGCGTGCCGGTCTCCAGGCATCCCGGAAGCGCCGGGTCGTGCGGTACCGCGCCGATCATCGGCAAACCCAGCGTCTCGGCGACCATTGCCCCGTCCAGCCGTCGCCCGGGACCGGTGCGCAGCACCACGACCGCATCGTCCAGCCCCCAGTCGGCCACCTTGGATCTGGCGGCCATGACGGCCTTGACCTCGGCCGCGACTACGAGCAGATCGACGGCGCGCGGCATGACTGCCCCATCCGGATGCGATCCGGCATCGAGGATCACCAGGTCGTGACTGCGAACCAGCGACGCCACCGCCGCATTGACAGCCTCCGACGAGGGAAGACCCGGTCCCCTGCGGCGCCCATCGTTCAGCCGGGGATGACCCGTCGAGATCAGATCGACCCCGCTGACATTCGGCAGCTGCCCGCTCAGATCGCCGATGTGCCCCGCGGCCGAGGCCAGATCGGGCCACCGCCAGCCGGGGGCCTGCTCGGCACCGAAGACCAGATCGAGACCGCCGCCGGTCGCGTCCAGCTCGGTCACGGCGACCCGCAGCTGCTGTTTGGCCGCCCGTTGCGCCAGGCCCGCCGCAAGGGTGGTCGCGCCCACCCCGCCGCTGCCACCGATCACGCGTAGCACCACGGACGCAT
The Brooklawnia propionicigenes DNA segment above includes these coding regions:
- a CDS encoding type II secretion system F family protein; translation: MIVVACLGLATCLLLWWPPDPSRRVAAWLNRRHQSRTVRSVAGWTRGLVVVAALSVCVSFAPQLLVWLVPGLVVGCTVGWLIANSRAEKLRHHNSEEVVQACIAVATQLRVGDIAPAALARVAADCALLQPVAATQAIGGDVPAALHAAAMHPGCSGLAGLARSWQLCQITGAPIADAASRVSEGLRAEAAAERLVASELASPRATGKMLALLPLLGIGLGFAGGGDPLVFLLGGLVGRICLAAAVCLVCAGLVWTTLLGRLPGEQADQP
- a CDS encoding TadA family conjugal transfer-associated ATPase; its protein translation is MTEHDLEMVRVRLAGLGRTWTPRDVADALRALGLVVSDAMVLYAVEALRRGSIGAGRLQPLLSIEGLTDVLVNGPDQVFIDRGHGLEDTQVRFESDAEVRQLATRLAASVGRRLDDACPFVDARLADGTRLHAVLATIADPGTCLSLRVPARRSFSLDDWVANGSICTQMAEVLQALVASKVAFLISGGTGSGKTTLLAGLLGLMPAAQRLVIVEDSRELAPDHPHCVRMECRQANSEGAGMITMTDLVRQALRMRPDRLVLGEVRGAELCDLLTALNTGHEGGCGTVHANSVADVPARLEALAALGGLGREACHAQVASALRVVVQVSRLADGRRSVTQVGLAQRSSSGHVYIEMALASTDGRSVRQGPAWGQLAELLDIAAGTQEAS
- the ssd gene encoding septum site-determining protein Ssd, giving the protein MSAPLIVSRDAAVIEAIMAAAAAVQVEPEVARDTETLRRNWLRASVVLIGADQASSVAGLGLPPRRKVHLCGPDAAVLMSWSVPLDAPVMVLPQQTGFVSSLLAGIDEVPDDASVVLRVIGGSGGVGATTLAAGLAQRAAKQQLRVAVTELDATGGGLDLVFGAEQAPGWRWPDLASAAGHIGDLSGQLPNVSGVDLISTGHPRLNDGRRRGPGLPSSEAVNAAVASLVRSHDLVILDAGSHPDGAVMPRAVDLLVVAAEVKAVMAARSKVADWGLDDAVVVLRTGPGRRLDGAMVAETLGLPMIGAVPHDPALPGCLETGTPPGLRRGRFARACDRLLDELMPDDRA